DNA from Sphingomonas sp. SUN039:
AGGCAAAGCCGGTCAGCGTTCCGACCTTTGTCGTCAGCGCCAGATTGGCGAAGATGTTGTTGCCGCCAACTGATTGCAGCCGCGCCGGGCCGAAGCGATTGCCGCCGTTGATCCCCCAGATCGTGCGGACGCCCCAGGCATAGGTCAGGTCGGCCTTGAGGTTCTTCACGCCTGTCCATTCGATCCGCGCCGCGTCGAAGGTCTGCTCATTGTCGCGCCAGCCTGCCGCCCCGACGAAACGCTGGTCGTCGAGATTGATCCGCTGTCGCCCAACGGTGACGACGGTCTTGGGCAGGCCGCGATACTGGAGTTGCAGCCGGTTGAGTTCGATGTTTTGCGGGTCGCCGACCAGCGGGAAGGCCGTCTTGCCGTTGACGCCGCTGTTGTAGTTTTCCGAGATCGCCAGCGTGGCTTCGGTCTCGGCGAGGAAAGCAAAGTCCCCCGCCTTGGCCTCGAACCCGGCCCGCACCCGCGCGGTCACCGCGTCGGCACGGTTGGCGATGCCCGCTTGGTCGACGCCCTCGTAGCGGAGGCGGGCGTCGATGAGCGGTTTCAGTTTGATGGGCTCGGCGAGGGCCGGTGTTGCCACCAGCCCTGCCATGAGGATTGCCGCCCGCATCAGATTTTCGCGCCGACGAGTTCGGCACCCCAGGTCGAACGCCAGCGACGCTTGACGACGGTGAGGCCTGCCAGCGCCACAAGTGCGAGGCCAGCGAAGATCAGGAACCCGTATTGCGTGCTCCCCGTCAGCTGCTTGGCAAAGCCGAGCGAGGAGGCGAGGTAGAAGCCGCCGACCCCGCCCCCGAAGCCGACAAGCCCGGTCATGATGCCGATTTCCTTTTGGAAACGCTGCGGCACGATCTGGAAAACCGCGCCATTGCCGAAGCCGAGTGTCGCCATCACCAGCAGGAACAGGCCGAGCGCGACCGGCAGCGCGGTCGGGTTGGTGCTGATCGCGACCAGCGTCGCGGCGGCGAGGATATACACGCCGGTCAGCGTCTTGATGCCGCCGATCCGGTCCGCTGTGGCGCCGCCGAATGGACGGACGAGCGATCCGGCGAACACGCACGCCGCCGTGCAGTAGCCTGCCATCACCGGGGTCAGCGCGAACTGGTCGGTGAACCAGATCGACAGGCTCGCGGAAAGGCCGACGAAGCCGCCGAAGGTGACGCCGTAGAACAGCATGAACCACCACGCGTCCTGATGCTTCAACACCTCGAAATAGGCAGTCAGCGGCTTGGGCGCGGGCTGGTTCGGCGAGTCCTTGGCCATGATCATGTAGGCCACGAAGACGATGGCGAGCGGAATGCAGGCGAGGCCGAGCACGGCGTTCCAGCCGAACGTCTTGGCGAGGATGGGCGCGAACAGCGCGGCAAGCACCGTGCCCGAATTGCCCATGCCAGCGATGCCCATCGCCGTGCCCTGATGCTCGGGGCCGTACCAGCGGCTCGCGAGCGGCAAGGCGACCGCAAAGCTTGCGCCGGCAAAGCCGAGCACAACGCCGATGGCGAGCGTCCCGCCATAGCTATCGACACCGAGCAGATAGCCGCACATCAGCCCGACGATCACGATGATCTGGCCGATCGCCCCCGTCTTCTTCGGCCCGATGCGGTCGACGAGCAGCCCGTTGACGAGGCGCAAAATCGCACCCGCCAGGGTCGGCACCGCGACCATCAGGCCTTTTTGCGCGGGGCTCAGCCCCATTTCCTTGGAAATGATCGGCGCGAGCGGCCCGAGCATCACCCACACCATGAAGGCGAGGTCGAAATAGAGGAACGCGGCGAACAGCGTGGGCTTGTGCCCCGCTTGCCAGAAACCACTCTTGTCGTGCTTCGCAACGGGTGCGGCCATTGCCGCGCCTCCGTCCATTACTGCTGCCTGCGTCATTTGCCGATCCCCTTCGAGCAAACGCAAAAAAGCCGCCGCGACACGCGCGGATGCACGGCCATGGCGGCGACTTTGCCTGATTGTCTGGATCGCTGAAGTCTGCCCCGTTGCAACTTTCAGCGTGTCACAAAGCTGACGTCGATTCGAAGTTGAAGCAAGTGTCTTTTTTGCAACGCAGCATAAAAATCACGAAATCGTGCTTTCGGCGAGGTAGGTCGAAAGCGTTTCGGGGTCGAAACTGCGACCGTCAAAAAACTGGTCGGCGGAGAGGATCAGCCGTCCTTGCGTCGTGCCCACCGCGAGCGGCTCGGCAATCCCACCTTCGAGTTTGGAGCTCGCTCCCGGCAGCGCAACCCCGAGCGGACGCAGTGCGGCGCGATAGATATCGGGGCGGAACACGCGCTGCGCCGCCGCATAATCATGGTCGTCGGGCGGCGTATGCCCAGCAAGGCACATTTGCGCGTAGAGCCAAGCGGCCTGACTGACCCAGGGGAAGTTCGCCGCTTCACGGTGCTGGAACATGAAATCTGGCACATGGAGCGGGTTATGCGCGCGTGCGAACAGGATTCGGTCGGACACCGCGCGCGCAATTCGCGCAGCCGATCCGTCGAGATATTCGGGCCGTGCCAATACGCCTGCCACAGTATCGAGCCGCGCTGGATCGACGAACGCTTCGCCCGCCCGGTACAGCGCGCGGACCAGGCGGTGGGTGCGGTCGCGGTTGTCCTCCATGACGCCGGTCCGCATCGCCAGCACCTTTTCGACACCACGCAGCCAGATTTGCGAGGTGACCGCGACGATGACGCCCGCGCCGCGATCCACCGCGACGCTGTTCCACGGTTCGCCGACGCAAATCCCGTCGACTTCGCCGTCCGCCAGCGCCTGCGCGGCGAAGGGCGGCGCGACGGTGACGATCTCGACATCGGTGTCGGGGTCGATGCCGCAACCGCGCAGCCAATAGCGCAGCATGTAATTATGGCTCGAATAGCGATGCACGACGGCGAAGCGCAGCTTGCGATCGGCAGCCTTGACCACGTCGGCCAACCGCGCCCCGATGTCGGCAACATCGCCCGGTGCCCCCGGCGTCGTAACCTGCGCGGCCAGATCGGGGCGCAAGGTGACGGCATTGCCGTTCAAACCGAGCACGAACGGCACCGACAGCGGTGTCGCCGGACGTCCCAGGCCGAGCGTGGTCGCAATCGCCAGCGGTGCGATCAAGTGCGCGGCGTCGCTGTGCCCGTAGAGAAGCCGGTCGCTGACGGTCGCCCAGCTCATGTCGCGGATGAGCGTCAGGTCGATCCCCTCATCCTCGGCAAAGCCGAACTCGCGCGCGAGGATGGGCAGTGCGGCATCGACCAGCGGCAGGAAGCCCAGACGGACGGTGTCAGTCATAGATCCCCCATCAGGCGGTCGGCGGTGACAAGAGCGTCGGCGACGTCGCCGATGCGCCGCCCGCTGTCCATCGCTGCCTTGCGCAGCAGCGCATAGGCAGCGGGCTCGTCGATCCCGCGCTTCTTCATCAACAGCCGCTTGGCCGCATCGACGGTTTCGCGTTCGGCCAAGGCGGAACGGGCTTCATCGAGTTCGACGCGCAGCCGGGTGAAGGCATTGAAGCGACGGATCGCCAGTTCGAGCACCGGCTTGATCCGCTCCTTCTTCATGCCGTCGACGACATAGGCCGAGACGCCCGCATCGATGGCAGCCTCGATCCCCGCTGAATCGCTTTGATCGACAAACATCGCCACCGGCCGCGCCATTGCCTTCGACAGCGCGAATAGCTCTTCCAGCTCGTCGCGGTGCGGGTTGGCGAGGTTGATCAGGACGACATCGGGCGACAGCGCTTCCAGCCGCGCGGCGATGCCATGACGGTCGGCGAACACGGTGACGTCGGTCAGACCTGCGTCGTGCAGACCCTCCTCGATCACCGCCGCGCGCGCGGCACTTTCATCGACGACCGCGATCCGCAATCCAGTCCCTTCGGCAATCCTGCTGGTGCTGCGATGCAGCATAGAACCCGAATGACCGGTCTGACAAGGGTGCGCGCCATGCCCTTTCTCGTTGGCCGGATTGGCGCTATGACATCGGTGTCAAAGAGGGAGCGATGCACGACGATATGGGCCGATTGCTGGTTCTCGATCCCGCCGACGATGTCGCCATCGCTATCGGCGACCATGGTGCGGTGGCATCGGGTCACAAGGTCGCGCGTCACTCCATCGCGCGTGATGCGCCGGTGCGCCGCTATGGCCAGATCATCGGTTTTGCGACCCGGGATATTGCGGGGGGCGACCATGTCCACAGCCACAATCTCGAATATCGCGCGTTCGACCGGCACGATGCCGCACCGGTGGCGGCCGCGCGTACTGCGGTCGCGGACCCCGCGACATTCGAGGGCTATGTCCGTCCCGACGGTCGCGTGGGGACGCGCAATTATATCGGCATCATCGCTTCGGTAAATTGTTCGGCGATGGTGTGTCGCGCGATTGCCGACCGGTTTCGCGACCGGCTGGGCGCGTTTCCGAACATCGACGGCATCGTGCCGATCACGCACAGCTCGGGCTGCGGCATGGATACGGCGGGCGAGGGGATGACGGTGCTGCGCCGCACGCTCGGCGGCTATGCGCGGCATCCTAATTTCGGCGGGGTGTTGCTGATCGGGCTGGGTTGCGAGGCGAACCAGATATCGGGGATGCTCGAGGTCGAGGGGTTAGTGCCGGGACCGCGCCTGAAAACGATGACGATCCAGGACGAGGGCGGCACGGTCGCGACGGTCAAGCGCGGCGAGGAACTGATTGCCGAATTGCTCCCCGTCGTGAACGCCGACCGCCGCACGACGGTCAGCGCGGCGCATCTGACCGTCGGGCTGCAATGCGGCGGCTCCGACGGCTATTCGGGGATCACCGCCAATCCGGCGCTGGGTGCGGCCGTCGACCGGCTGGTGGCACATGGCGGCACCGCGATCCTTTCCGAAACGCCGGAGATTTACGGGGCCGAACATTTGTTGACGTCGCGTGCGGCCTCGTCCGGGGTCGCCGCCAAGCTTGCGGCGCGGATCGCCTGGTGGGAGGATTATGCCGCGCGCAACGGGGGCGAGATGGACAATAATCCGTCGCCCGGAAACAAGGCGGGCGGACTGACGACCATACTCGAAAAATCGCTGGGTGCGGTCGCCAAAGGTGGCAGTTCGACCCTGATGGATGTCGTGGAATATGCCGAGCCGGCGACCACGCGCGGCCTCGTTTTCATGGATACGCCGGGTTACGATCCGGTATCGGCGACAGGTCAGGTCGCGGGCGGGGCGAACCTCATCTGCTTCACCACGGGGCGCGGGTCGGTTTACGGCTGCAAGCCGACACCGTCGCTCAAGATCGCGACCAACAGCCGCATGTATGCCGCAATGGCCGACGATATGGATTTCAACGCGGGGGCCATCATCGAAGGGGAACTGTCCGTCGATACGGCCGGCGAGGCGATTTTCCGGCTCATGCTCGACACGGCGTCGGGCGCGCAAAGCCGCAGCGAAGCCCATGGGTTCGGTGTCGATGAATTCGTACCCTGGACGCTGGGCGCGGTGATGTAGGCTGGAATAAGTCGTTTGACGCTAGATTGAGCTTGTCTCCGAGCGTTAGCGAGGAGCCCGGCCGAGCGCCAGCGAGGTCTCCCACCGCAAGTAGGTGTTCTCGCTAGCGCTCGAATGAGCACCTCGCTGGCGCTCGGCGAAGAATAGCCTGATGTCATCGGACACTACCCCGCCACCGCCTTTGCATCGAGCGCCCCGAGTTCGCCGCTTTCGCGCGCCTTGCGACCGTAGAACGCTTCGAACAAAGGCCCCGCCATCATTGTGGTCACGATCGCCATCAACACCAGCATCGCGAACAGAGTGGGGCCGATGATCCCCTTTTGCAGGCCGATGTTGATGATGATGAGTTCCATCAGGCCGCGCGAATTCATCAGCGCTCCGATGCCCAACGCCGTAGGATTATCCTCGCCCGACAGTCGCGCGGCGAGGTAGCACGCGCCGCCCTTTGCCGCGATCGAGGCAAGCAGGACGACCAGCGCGATCAGCAGCAATTCGGCGGAATTGACCATGTCCATCCGCGTGTTCAGCCCCGAATAGGTAAAGAACATCGGCAGCAGCAGGACGACCGCCAGCGGCTCGACCTTGCGCTTGATCTCGGCAGTGAAAGTCCCTCGCGGCATGACGGTGCCGAGAATGAACCCGCCGAAAATCGCATGGATGCCGACCGCGTCCATGACGAAGGCCGACAGGCAGAACAGCGCGACGACGATGGCGAGCACGGTCATGCTCATCTCGCCCTCGCGCTCGACAATGCGGCCTAGCGGGGCGAGCAGGCGCGGGCCGAGCAGGGTAATGAACAGCGCATAGGCAATTCCGCCGCCGATCGCGAGCACCGCGACCCCGGGACCGCCGCCGAAGGTCGCGAGCACGACCGCAAGCACGCACCACGACACCGCGTCATCGAACGCGCCCGCCGTCAGCGAGAGCGTGCCGAGCGAGGAATTGCTCAAGCCCCGCTCGTTGATGATCCGCGCGAGCATCGGAAAGGCGGTGAGCGCGATGCACGCGCCCATGAACAAGGTGGCGTTGACCTGCGATATGCCGGGGGCGAACAGGCCGGGGATCGTCAGCAGCCACGGGGTGAGCGCAATCGCGATGGCAAAGGGGGCGAGGATGCCGGCGAGCGAAACGCCGACCGCGCTTTTCGCTTTTGCCTTGAAATGGTCGATCTGAAGCGTGGTCCCGACAAGGAACATGTATAGCCCGACGCCGAGCTGCGACCCGGCGTAGAGGACGGACTTGGTCTCCTTGGGGAAAATCGCGCCCTGGATGTCGGGAAAGAACAGCCCGAGCAGCGACGGGCCGAGCAGGACGCCCGCAATCATCTCGCCCACAACTTGCGGCTGGCCGAGGAACTTCTGGCCGAGCTTTCCCACGACGCGGCAGGTCAGCAGGATGACGCCGAGCTGCAGGAAGAAATGGACGCTATAGTCGCCGGGCGCAAAGCTTGTCGGCGACGCAGGCATGGGCGGTCCGTGCGGCGACAGGACGCCGGTGATCGTGGTAACGATGCTGTCGATAACGCCCGACACGCGGCTCTCCCAATTGCTTGTTGCCGCCCTATAGCAGCGATTGGACAAGGGCTGTCCATAACACACGGGAGCAGGACATGGCGGGACCGCTGGCGGGGATCAGAATCGTCGAATTCGCCGGAATCGGGCCGGGGCCGTTCGCGGCGATGATGCTGGGCGATCACGGCGCCGAGGTGATCCGCATCGAGCGGCCGGGCGGTGTGCTCGACCCGCGAGATCCGCTGTCGCGCAACCGCACCTCGATCGTGCTCGATACGAAGACAGCGGAGGGCAAAGCGGTCGCGCGCGACCTGTGCCGTAGCGCCGACGGGCTGGTCGAGGGGTATCGGCCAGGCGTCATGGAACGCCTTGGCTTGGGCCCCGACGAGCTGCTCGCCGACAATCCGAAGCTCGTTTACGGACGGATGACCGGCTGGGGGCAGTTCGGCCCCTATGCCCATGCGGCGGGACACGACATCAACTATATCGCGCTGTCGGGGGTGCTGCACACCATCGGCCGCGCGGGCGAGCGGCCGGTGCCGCCGGTCAATTATGTCGGCGATTTCGGCGGGGGCGGGATGATGCTCGCGTTCGGGATGGTCAGCGCGCTGCTCGCGGTGAAGAACGGCGCGGCTGGCCAGGTGATCGATTGTGCCATGACCGATGGCTCGGCGCTGATCGCGGGGATGAGCTGGCACTTGCTCGCGGCGGGCGCGAACATCGATGCGCCGGGAACGAACATGCTCGACGGCGCGGCGCATTTCTACGACACCTATGCGTGTGCCGACGGGAAATTCGTGTCGATCGGGTCGATCGAACCGCAATTCTATGCGTTGCTCCGCCAGCATGCGGGCGTGGCCGACGATCCCGCCTTCGACGCGCAGCACGACAAGTCGGGGTGGCCTGCGCTGAAAGCGAAGCTGGCAGCGATCTTTGCGGGCAAGACCCGCGACGAATGGGACGCGCTGCTGGCGGGGACCGATGTCTGTTTCGCGCCCGTCCTGTCGATGCGCGAGGCGGTGACGCACCCGCACAACGTCGCGCGCGACACGTTCGCTGAAATCGGCGGCGCGACCCAGCCGATGCCCGCGCCGCGCTATTCGGGCACGGCGACCGACGCGCCGCGACCTGCGCCGGTGGTTGGCAGCGACACGGCGTCAGTGATGGCGGCGCTGGGTTATGACGCTGCGCGGATTGCCGGATTGCGCGCGGCAGGTGCCTTCGGGCGTTGAACGCGGTGTGGCGATGCGATAGTATTCGTTGCAAGCGGCAACCTAAACCGCGCCCCGATTTGGAGAGTCCGACATGACCGATCTGCCCGCCACCAACACCACGATGCTGACCCTGGCGAAGGACGACGGCACGCTCGAGGTCTCGCTCGCCGCACTGCCGATGCCCGAACCCAAAGACCATGAGGTCCTGGTGCGCGTGCAGGCGACGCCGATCAACCCGTCCGATCTGGGGCTGTTGTTCGGTGCTGCCGACATGAGCACGGCACGGGCCACGACCCGCGACGGCTTGCCGGTGGTGACCGCCGACATTCCGGCGGCGGGCATGCGCGCGATGGGCGGACGGCTGAACGAAGCGATGCCGATCGGTAACGAGGGCTGCGGCGTGGTCGTGAAGGCAGGCGCGTCGCCCGAAGCACAGGCCCTGATGGGTAAAACGGTCGCGCTGCTTGGCGGGTCGATCTATGCCGAATACCGCTGTCTGCCGGTGCAGATGTGCATGCCGCTCCCCGACGGGACCGATCCGAAGGACGGCGCGTCGTGCTTCGTCAATCCGCTGACTTCGCTGGCGTTCGCCGAGACGATGAAGATGGAGGGGCATTCGGCCATCGTCCACACGGCGGCGGCGTCGAACCTTGGCCAGATGCTCGTCAAGATTTGCGCGAAGGACGGTATTCCGCTGGTCAACATTGTGCGGAGCGCGGCGCAGGCCGACCTGCTCAAGGGCATCGGCGCGGTGCATGTCGTCGATTCGAGCGCGGAAAGCTTCATGGCGGACCTGACCGATGCGCTGGTCGAGACCGGCGCGACCATCGGCTTCGACGCCATCGGCGGCGGCAAGCTCGCGGGGCAGATTCTGGCGTGCATGGAGAGCGCGGCGGTCAAGCGCATGACGACGTACAGCCGCTATGGCTCCGACACGTTCAAGCAGCTCTACATCTATGGCGCGCTCGATGTCGGGCCGACGATCCTCAATCGTAGCTTCGGTTTTTCGTGGAACCTGGGCGGGTTCCTGCTGACACCGTTCCTTGCCAAGGCCGGGGCGGAGACGGCGGCGCGGATGCGCGCGCGGGTCGTCGCCGAGCTGACCACAACGTTCAAAAGCCACTACAGCCATGAAGTGACCCTGGCCGAGGCGCTGAACCTCGACGTCATTGCGGGTTACAATGCCAAACGGACGGGCGAGAAATACCTGATCCGCCCGACTGCCTGACGGTGCCGTTCACGCTCGACGCGGCGGCGGCGCTGGGGCTGAGCTTTCGTGCCGTCACCGACGCCGACATGCCGTTCCTGTCGGCACTCTATGCGTCGACACGCGCGGACGAGCTGAGCGTGACGGGCTGGCCGGAAGCGACCAAAGCGCTGTTCGTGGTGCAGCAATTTGCCGCGCAGCATGGCGATTATGCGCGCAATTACCCGGGCATGGAGCGGCGTATCGTCGAACAGCGCGGCGCGGCAGTCGGGCGCGTCTATGTCGACCTGACGGGTGATGCGTGCCATTTGATCGACATTGCCCTGATGCCGACGGCGCGGGGACAGGGGATGGGCCGCGCGATCCTGACCGATCTGTTGGCCTATGCAGCGCGCGTGGAAAAACCGGTGAAGCTATCGGTCATCGCCGACAACCCGGCGCGGCGATTGTACGAGCGGTTG
Protein-coding regions in this window:
- a CDS encoding alginate export family protein → MRAAILMAGLVATPALAEPIKLKPLIDARLRYEGVDQAGIANRADAVTARVRAGFEAKAGDFAFLAETEATLAISENYNSGVNGKTAFPLVGDPQNIELNRLQLQYRGLPKTVVTVGRQRINLDDQRFVGAAGWRDNEQTFDAARIEWTGVKNLKADLTYAWGVRTIWGINGGNRFGPARLQSVGGNNIFANLALTTKVGTLTGFAYLVDQDEPLTLANSSATYGARFAGAYAFPSKAKLSYALSYARQNDYRRNPNRYSANYAAGELGLAVKAFSVAAGFEILGASNGVALTSFQAPLATLHKFNGWADKFLVTPANGLRDAYGSVGYGWKKLGRIDTLALTAVYHRYNSDRAGQYYGDEIDLSAAAKVKRTTFTLKYADYRASGFATDTKKFWASVEWAI
- a CDS encoding NarK/NasA family nitrate transporter yields the protein MDGGAAMAAPVAKHDKSGFWQAGHKPTLFAAFLYFDLAFMVWVMLGPLAPIISKEMGLSPAQKGLMVAVPTLAGAILRLVNGLLVDRIGPKKTGAIGQIIVIVGLMCGYLLGVDSYGGTLAIGVVLGFAGASFAVALPLASRWYGPEHQGTAMGIAGMGNSGTVLAALFAPILAKTFGWNAVLGLACIPLAIVFVAYMIMAKDSPNQPAPKPLTAYFEVLKHQDAWWFMLFYGVTFGGFVGLSASLSIWFTDQFALTPVMAGYCTAACVFAGSLVRPFGGATADRIGGIKTLTGVYILAAATLVAISTNPTALPVALGLFLLVMATLGFGNGAVFQIVPQRFQKEIGIMTGLVGFGGGVGGFYLASSLGFAKQLTGSTQYGFLIFAGLALVALAGLTVVKRRWRSTWGAELVGAKI
- a CDS encoding ABC transporter substrate-binding protein encodes the protein MTDTVRLGFLPLVDAALPILAREFGFAEDEGIDLTLIRDMSWATVSDRLLYGHSDAAHLIAPLAIATTLGLGRPATPLSVPFVLGLNGNAVTLRPDLAAQVTTPGAPGDVADIGARLADVVKAADRKLRFAVVHRYSSHNYMLRYWLRGCGIDPDTDVEIVTVAPPFAAQALADGEVDGICVGEPWNSVAVDRGAGVIVAVTSQIWLRGVEKVLAMRTGVMEDNRDRTHRLVRALYRAGEAFVDPARLDTVAGVLARPEYLDGSAARIARAVSDRILFARAHNPLHVPDFMFQHREAANFPWVSQAAWLYAQMCLAGHTPPDDHDYAAAQRVFRPDIYRAALRPLGVALPGASSKLEGGIAEPLAVGTTQGRLILSADQFFDGRSFDPETLSTYLAESTIS
- a CDS encoding ANTAR domain-containing response regulator, encoding MRIAVVDESAARAAVIEEGLHDAGLTDVTVFADRHGIAARLEALSPDVVLINLANPHRDELEELFALSKAMARPVAMFVDQSDSAGIEAAIDAGVSAYVVDGMKKERIKPVLELAIRRFNAFTRLRVELDEARSALAERETVDAAKRLLMKKRGIDEPAAYALLRKAAMDSGRRIGDVADALVTADRLMGDL
- a CDS encoding UxaA family hydrolase, coding for MHDDMGRLLVLDPADDVAIAIGDHGAVASGHKVARHSIARDAPVRRYGQIIGFATRDIAGGDHVHSHNLEYRAFDRHDAAPVAAARTAVADPATFEGYVRPDGRVGTRNYIGIIASVNCSAMVCRAIADRFRDRLGAFPNIDGIVPITHSSGCGMDTAGEGMTVLRRTLGGYARHPNFGGVLLIGLGCEANQISGMLEVEGLVPGPRLKTMTIQDEGGTVATVKRGEELIAELLPVVNADRRTTVSAAHLTVGLQCGGSDGYSGITANPALGAAVDRLVAHGGTAILSETPEIYGAEHLLTSRAASSGVAAKLAARIAWWEDYAARNGGEMDNNPSPGNKAGGLTTILEKSLGAVAKGGSSTLMDVVEYAEPATTRGLVFMDTPGYDPVSATGQVAGGANLICFTTGRGSVYGCKPTPSLKIATNSRMYAAMADDMDFNAGAIIEGELSVDTAGEAIFRLMLDTASGAQSRSEAHGFGVDEFVPWTLGAVM
- a CDS encoding cation:proton antiporter produces the protein MPASPTSFAPGDYSVHFFLQLGVILLTCRVVGKLGQKFLGQPQVVGEMIAGVLLGPSLLGLFFPDIQGAIFPKETKSVLYAGSQLGVGLYMFLVGTTLQIDHFKAKAKSAVGVSLAGILAPFAIAIALTPWLLTIPGLFAPGISQVNATLFMGACIALTAFPMLARIINERGLSNSSLGTLSLTAGAFDDAVSWCVLAVVLATFGGGPGVAVLAIGGGIAYALFITLLGPRLLAPLGRIVEREGEMSMTVLAIVVALFCLSAFVMDAVGIHAIFGGFILGTVMPRGTFTAEIKRKVEPLAVVLLLPMFFTYSGLNTRMDMVNSAELLLIALVVLLASIAAKGGACYLAARLSGEDNPTALGIGALMNSRGLMELIIINIGLQKGIIGPTLFAMLVLMAIVTTMMAGPLFEAFYGRKARESGELGALDAKAVAG
- a CDS encoding CaiB/BaiF CoA-transferase family protein yields the protein MAGPLAGIRIVEFAGIGPGPFAAMMLGDHGAEVIRIERPGGVLDPRDPLSRNRTSIVLDTKTAEGKAVARDLCRSADGLVEGYRPGVMERLGLGPDELLADNPKLVYGRMTGWGQFGPYAHAAGHDINYIALSGVLHTIGRAGERPVPPVNYVGDFGGGGMMLAFGMVSALLAVKNGAAGQVIDCAMTDGSALIAGMSWHLLAAGANIDAPGTNMLDGAAHFYDTYACADGKFVSIGSIEPQFYALLRQHAGVADDPAFDAQHDKSGWPALKAKLAAIFAGKTRDEWDALLAGTDVCFAPVLSMREAVTHPHNVARDTFAEIGGATQPMPAPRYSGTATDAPRPAPVVGSDTASVMAALGYDAARIAGLRAAGAFGR
- a CDS encoding zinc-binding dehydrogenase, translated to MTDLPATNTTMLTLAKDDGTLEVSLAALPMPEPKDHEVLVRVQATPINPSDLGLLFGAADMSTARATTRDGLPVVTADIPAAGMRAMGGRLNEAMPIGNEGCGVVVKAGASPEAQALMGKTVALLGGSIYAEYRCLPVQMCMPLPDGTDPKDGASCFVNPLTSLAFAETMKMEGHSAIVHTAAASNLGQMLVKICAKDGIPLVNIVRSAAQADLLKGIGAVHVVDSSAESFMADLTDALVETGATIGFDAIGGGKLAGQILACMESAAVKRMTTYSRYGSDTFKQLYIYGALDVGPTILNRSFGFSWNLGGFLLTPFLAKAGAETAARMRARVVAELTTTFKSHYSHEVTLAEALNLDVIAGYNAKRTGEKYLIRPTA
- a CDS encoding GNAT family N-acetyltransferase, with protein sequence MPFTLDAAAALGLSFRAVTDADMPFLSALYASTRADELSVTGWPEATKALFVVQQFAAQHGDYARNYPGMERRIVEQRGAAVGRVYVDLTGDACHLIDIALMPTARGQGMGRAILTDLLAYAARVEKPVKLSVIADNPARRLYERLGFVTTETGTLYNSMTWQPPKR